One Mycolicibacterium parafortuitum DNA segment encodes these proteins:
- a CDS encoding IclR family transcriptional regulator, producing MRQNSGIGVLDKAITVLHAVAETPCGLADLCERTGLPRATAHRLAVGLEVHRMLARDGDGQWLLGPALTELAGQVNDPLLAAGAVVLPRLRELTGESVQLYRREGTSRICVAALEPPAGLRDTVPIGTRLPMTAGSGAKVLLAFADASTQQAVLPAAKFTDRTLAEVRKRGWAQSAAEREPGVASVSAPVRDGRGAVIAAVSVSGPIDRMGRRPGARWAADLVAAADALTRRL from the coding sequence GTGAGACAGAATAGCGGCATCGGCGTTCTGGACAAAGCGATCACCGTGTTGCACGCGGTGGCCGAGACCCCGTGTGGGCTGGCCGATCTCTGCGAGCGCACCGGGCTGCCGCGCGCGACCGCGCACCGTCTGGCGGTGGGCCTGGAGGTGCACCGGATGCTGGCCCGCGACGGCGACGGGCAGTGGCTGCTCGGCCCCGCGCTCACCGAACTGGCCGGTCAGGTCAACGACCCGCTGCTCGCCGCGGGTGCGGTGGTGCTGCCGCGGCTGCGCGAACTGACCGGCGAGAGCGTCCAGCTCTACCGCCGCGAGGGCACCAGCCGGATCTGCGTGGCAGCCCTGGAACCCCCAGCCGGACTGCGGGATACCGTGCCCATCGGCACTCGTCTGCCGATGACCGCCGGATCCGGGGCCAAGGTGCTGCTGGCCTTCGCCGACGCGAGCACCCAGCAGGCGGTGCTGCCCGCGGCGAAGTTCACCGACCGCACGCTGGCCGAGGTACGCAAGCGCGGATGGGCGCAGAGCGCCGCCGAACGCGAACCTGGGGTGGCCAGCGTGTCGGCTCCGGTGCGCGACGGGCGCGGTGCGGTGATCGCCGCGGTGTCGGTGTCCGGTCCGATCGACCGGATGGGCCGGCGTCCCGGCGCGCGCTGGGCAGCCGATCTCGTCGCCGCCGCCGACGCGTTGACCCGGCGCCTCTGA